From a single Aspergillus puulaauensis MK2 DNA, chromosome 2, nearly complete sequence genomic region:
- a CDS encoding putative telomere length regulator protein (Rif1) (COG:S;~EggNog:ENOG410PIGD;~InterPro:IPR022031,IPR016024,IPR028566;~PFAM:PF12231) produces MVDVLGPLSARPPTPPRTASRMLSEKDRTEDSPVTVQTPIESHFLQNDSTGAPSSRQSKRVNFSPWPNFIKAPSFTDAKPSEIKALLPSNDRKPTRSILKATNSPGPVSPAGVIPNTPESFAMLLESITQQLAGESTSSRIDAYMQFFGALRAYEKVPTEDEIVRKLDLITQFIQRDISRDLKKGGTLDTNVVIYALKLSVVLVWHPQISPQLPEDFKLFLLEHSVNCLEDGKLPKSVATHYLTVLSTQKFSTRIITTARATRILEMLHGLTDRVKGNSVVSQRLTIYERLFELSKSTFISHSGLWMDHLVSGLLHQIKNVRLNALELGFNVYMASGANSTLSKTLRDIFDRPLANDRKLVSEISERMSRMMTSPETGEHVPQIWGVITLLLRNKRFNIDQWQHFKEWVLVLQKCFNCSDPEIKSKAIGNWNRFVLVVNISESTTPSLLRMLSKPILSQFERKKHEKQNTQPSQLVVASYYNLLYYAFRPDASHQQLDIVWGEYIASPSSNIFASVSSLSDRLAHALSNMLWSSHPIKAWSDNRVNEPKRIVAEELPPLDCKWVRSRVPSVLKVFEDILKSSVWDPELAKSNIATAWVSLSHALAFAASKEITPSQESMQTVTHVWGLLERLWQAGPSSLNAAGENTMDTFFERFRFLSTTMIAVLGSIPFTEKLLFKTGDSTYQTSNTPTNRNSKASNHPDSPTLHLLRLISDVPRIPAPTAAYSRLVKDIVESSCRGKISRGSRLDILRQCANVYPDGSDGSDDSEFLFGIGGFAQIVWTSAAELSADCLCSFPIESARERDGSITRDYTTVFMILCQGLRFADKSPAWDRLLDAFVRVMRTERGDFSIATMVLEPLAGQMMGLNVCSAYSPASSMINHSLSIHFDYDGGAKSGNPNTNSPPHPHALIGLIHRVLSESYEFPDPQNLDGVAVFIESLVSFLGSGTFTFRSVLLDKLQSPLGLYLKDATRKYTVENGVESRILTACRAISTVILNILQILPHDAWNLQKYEHIICSGLMSSHISTAKRFADFWRSSFGIQRFLQCPPIVSQALGDLEARVDIQTAGVLDRPSTLAPQTSHLETGLEQHTNTLVTESSKITSEDAPVKSKIDFILDAPTGSSYSAHMESSPVIAGSQSAASTLQKTESSLDQVALEGTADNTTNMEEPLPPSVKEDTTRHREVFSMIDSLRSSSPPTTTPRELGFMTPPHLRSLRNEESGTETPKTPTIAAVAAENEDGFLGSSPTPAIRGRTSSVASAIPPSFSEAGESMDIDPPSSPPEPERQSTDSGRNTPQPSTKGRNGNNNKRRNRSRRSKTPSKEKSPNKGRPDNAPTQNEQTGQNKESVSQQSLRSRLRSAAEKSPAKNESTERQQVDQTEEMQQTPKGPKALCNEPAHNPVAVPDPDPLPELTPVPHNENPDVAVESASEDTDTQAMSQLEHDLVFAVDLGSDAADKEAAEYMQTAAFTRKRKREGENWTTIAKKERERRRSSRIFSTSTPTAEVEDSQTMRSKNPKPSTISRETPTSPANSVAKKRKHNAVDSASVTPKRDRSKKNRDTAQETEMQESQKRRSGRISGVPGPDLPPAEEDPGPKKSPRPNSSRKQNKKQKNRRSEIRQSQPAAETSNQEAIATGESAQEKAHEQQQQSQPPLTDNTSEQNLESWSWPQVNQPEPHPSQEEPPKQSDDVEMAEVLESVPPEAQEEATTNKPQHETDIDHHVPSEPIREQQPPALPEQEPQLEPEPEPKAGSVPAPQPNQNTQISTSLRSLIDQVKLASLDRNTVKEMDDLLFDLRVEMHEALRRHSGTTATPSTQ; encoded by the exons ATGGTAGACGTTCTGGGGCCTTTGTCTGCTCGTCCGCCGACTCCACCAAGGACTGCGTCTCGTATGCTGTCTGAGAAAGATCGGACGGAAGACTCACCTGTGACTGTACAGACACCTATCGAATCTCATTTCCTGCAAAATGACTCAACCGGGGCGCCCTCGAGCCGCCAATCCAAGCGCGTGAACTTTTCACCATGGCCGAACTTCATCAAGGCCCCTTCATTCACTGACGCGAAGCCGAGCGAAATCAAAGCCCTCCTACCCTCGAATGACCGTAAGCCGACTAGGTCCATCCTCAAAGCGACCAACTCGCCAGGCCCTGTTAGTCCAGCAGGCGTCATCCCAAACACCCCCGAATCGTTTGCAATGCTTCTAGAGTCGATCACCCAGCAATTGGCTGGGGAATCAACCAGTTCGAGGATTGATGCGTATATGCAGTTCTTTGGTGCATTGAGGGCATACGAGAAAGTGCCAACGGAGGATGAAATCGTGCGCAAGCTGGACCTGATCACGCAGTTCATCCAACGCGATATTAGTCGCGACCTCAAAAAAGGCGGAACGTTGGATACTAATGTTGTTATATATGCGTTGAAGCTCTCTGTGGTGTTAGTTTGGCATCCTCAAATCTCTCCGCAACTACCTGAAGACTTCAAGCTTTTCCTCTTGGAGCACTCTGTCAACTGCCTCGAAGATGGCAAACTACCCAAGTCCGTCGCAACTCATTACCTTACCGTTTTGTCAACACAAAAATTCTCGACAAGAATTATCACAACTGCTAGGGCAACCCGAATACTGGAAATGCTACATGGCTTGACCGATCGGGTTAAAGGAAATTCCGTGGTCTCTCAACGTTTGACGATATATGAACGCCTGTTCGAACTATCTAAATCAACATTCATTTCTCATTCTGGGTTATGGATGGACCACCTCGTATCTGGACTGCTTCATCAGATCAAAAATGTTCGATTAAATGCGCTTGAGCTTGGATTCAATGTCTATATGGCGTCTGGCGCGAATTCCACTTTGTCAAAAACACTTCGCGATATTTTCGATCGACCCCTTGCAAACGACAGGAAGCTGGTATCAGAGATAAGCGAGCGtatgtcgaggatgatgacaagTCCCGAAACCGGTGAACACGTTCCGCAGATCTGGGGTGTTATAAcgttgctgttgagaaaCAAGCGGTTCAACATCGACCAATGGCAGCATTTCAAGGAATGggttcttgttcttcagaAATGCTTCAACTGCAGTGACCCTGAAATCAAGTCAAAAGCGATCGGTAACTGGAATCGGTTTGTTCTAGTCGTTAACATCAGCGAGTCAACTACTCCATCGTTACTACGGATGTTAAGCAAACCAATACTGTCCCAGTTTGAACGGAAAAAGCACGAAAAACAAAATACACAGCCTAGCCAATTGGTGGTTGCGAGTTACTACAATTTGCTCTACTATGCTTTCCGTCCAGATGCGTCTCATCAGCAGCTCGATATTGTCTGGGGAGAGTATATCGCTTCACCCTCGTCAAATATATTTGCATCCGTTTCCAGTCTCAGTGACCGACTCGCCCATGCTTTATCGAATATGCTGTGGAGCTCACATCCTATTAAAGCTTGGTCTGACAACCGCGTCAATGAGCCAAAGAGGATCGTTGCCGAAGAACTGCCACCCTTGGATTGCAAGTGGGTTAGGTCAAGAGTTCCTTCCGTGCTGAAGGTGTTCGAGGATATCTTGAAGTCATCTGTCTGGGACCCCGAGCTGGCAAAGTCTAACATTGCCACTGCATGGGTTAGCCTGTCTCATGCCCTAGCATTTGCGGCAAGCAAGGAGATAACCCCTTCCCAAGAGTCGATGCAAACAGTAACCCATGTTTGGGGACTTTTGGAAAGGCTATGGCAAGCAGGGCCCTCGTCCCTCAATGCGGCTGGGGAGAATACAATGGACACTTTCTTTGAACGCTTCAGATTCCTGTCAACCACTATGATAGCTGTGTTAGGAAGCATCCCGTTTACGGAGAAGTTGCTTTTTAAAACAGGAGATTCAACATATCAAACCTCCAACACGCCTACGAACCGCAATTCCAAAGCCAGCAACCACCCTGATAGTCCCACCCTACACCTACTCCGGCTCATCAGTGATGTCCCCCGAATCCCAGCACCAACTGCAGCATATTCTCGTCTCGTCAAAGACATTGTTGAATCATCATGTCGTGGCAAAATTTCCAGAGGCTCACGACTCGATATTTTGAGGCAATGTGCAAATGTATATCCCGATGGTAGCGATGGTAGCGATGACAGCGAGTTTCTTTTTGGAATTGGTGGTTTCGCGCAGATTGTCTGGACATCAGCTGCGGAATTGTCTGCAGATTGTCTATGCTCCTTTCCTATTGAGTCGGCTCGTGAACGGGACGGATCCATTACGCGGGATTACACCACCGTGTTCATGATTCTTTGCCAGGGATTGAGATTTGCAGATAAGTCTCCGGCCTGGGATCGACTTTTGGATGCATTTGTTCGTGTTATGAGAACCGAAAGAGGAGACTTTTCAATCGCGACAATGGTTTTGGAGCCGTTAGCGGGTCAGATGATGGGCCTTAATGTTTGCAGTGCCTATTCACCGGCGTCTTCCATGATAAACCATTCTTTATCAATTCATTTCGACTATGATGGTGGAGCTAAGAGTGGGAACCCCAACACAAATTCACCTCCACATCCCCATGCATTAATTGGATTGATACACCGGGTTCTTTCGGAGTCCTACGAGTTCCCGGATCCTCAGAACTTGGATggcgtcgccgtcttcatAGAGTCACTCGTTTCTTTCCTGGGATCAGGCACCTTTACCTTTAGGTCTGTGCTTCTTGATAAGCTACAGTCTCCCCTTGGTCTATATCTGAAGGACGCAACGCGCAAATATACCGTCGAAAATGGAGTCGAGAGTAGGATTCTTACTGCT TGTCGCGCAATTTCGACAGTCATCTTGAATATTCTGCAAATCCTGCCTCATGACGCTTGGAATCTCCAGAAATATGAGCATATCATCTGCTCGGGCTTGATGTCCTCGCATATATCCACCGCGAAGCGATTTGCAGATTTTTGGAGATCTTCTTTTGGAATTCAACGATTTTTACAGTGTCCGCCCATCGTATCCCAAGCCTTAGGGGACCTCGAAGCCCGCGTTGATATTCAGACGGCAGGGGTACTTGATAGACCTTCTACCCTGGCGCCACAAACCAGTCACTTGGAAACCGGACTTGAACAGCATACCAATACGCTTGTCACTGAAAGCTCGAAAATTACATCAGAAGATGCCCCTGTTAAGTCTAAAATCGATTTTATCTTGGATGCACCCACGGGGTCTTCGTATTCTGCGCACATGGAATCGTCCCCAGTAATTGCGGGCTCTCAATCGGCAGCCTCGACGTTGCAAAAGACGGAATCGAGCCTTGACCAAGTTGCGCTTGAGGGGACCGCAGATAACACCACTAATATGGAAGAACCACTTCCTCCATCTGTTAAAGAGGACACCACAAGGCACAGGGAGGTATTTTCGATGATCGATAGCCTccgctcttcctctcctcccacgACCACGCCCAGGGAGCTTGGGTTCATGACACCTCCTCATTTACGCAGTCTACGAAACGAAGAATCTGGGACGGAGACTCCTAAAACCCCTACAATAgccgctgtcgctgcggAGAATGAAGACGGATTCCTTGGTTCGTCCCCAACACCTGCCATCAGAGGCCGAACATCATCAGTGGCGTCCGCGATTCCCCCGTCGTTTTCTGAAGCCGGCGAGTCAATGGATATCGATCCTCCTTCATCGCCGCCTGAGCCTGAACGACAGAGTACTGATTCGGGACGCAACACTCCCCAGCCTTCAACTAAAGGCAGGAAcggcaataataataaacgGAGAAACAGATCTAGGCGATCCAAGACGCCCAGCAAGGAGAAGTCTCCCAATAAAGGAAGGCCGGATAATGCCCCGACGCAAAATGAGCAAACTGGGCAAAATAAGGAGAGCGTTTCTCAGCAGAGTCTGAGAAGTCGCCTTCGTTCTGCAGCGGAGAAATCTCCGGCAAAGAACGAGAGCACTGAACGTCAACAAGTGGACCAAACGGAGGAAATGCAACAAACGCCAAAAGGACCAAAGGCCCTTTGCAACGAACCTGCCCACAATCCcgttgctgttcctgatcccGATCCCCTACCTGAACTCACCCCAGTTCCGCATAACGAGAATCCCGATGTTGCCGTGGAATCTGCTAGCGAAGATACCGATACACAAGCTATGTCCCAGTTGGAACATGACTTAGTATTCGCGGTGGATTTGGGAAGTGATGCAGCAGACAAAGAAGCCGCGGAATATATGCAAACAGCCGCGTTCACACGCAAACGAAAGCGAGAAGGGGAAAATTGGACCACGATTGCTAAGAAGGAGCGCGAGCGCCGCCGCTCATCAAGGATTTTTTCCACCTCAACACCGACAGCTGAAGTTGAAGACAGCCAAACCATGAGATCCAAGAATCCGAAGCCTTCCACGATTTCCCGAGAAACCCCTACGTCGCCCGCGAACTCAGTCGCAAAGAAGCGAAAGCACAATGCGGTTGATTCTGCATCTGTAACTCCGAAGCGCGACCGGTCCAAGAAGAATAGAGACACTGCACAGGAAACGGAAATGCAGGAGTCCCAGAAACGACGATCTGGCCGTATCAGCGGTGTTCCCGGACCTGATCTTCCACCTGCGGAGGAAGATCCTGGGCCAAAGAAGTCGCCCCGGCCGAACAGCTCGCGGAAGCAGAacaagaagcaaaagaacCGCAGGTCAGAGATACGCCAATCCCAGCCAGCGGCAGAAACTTCCAACCAAGAGGCCATCGCGACAGGGGAAAGCGCCCAAGAGAAGGCAcatgagcagcagcagcagtcccaGCCACCACTCACGGACAATACTTCTGAACAGAATCTGGAGTCATGGAGCTGGCCTCAAGTCAATCAACCTGAACCGCATCCTAGTCAAGAAGAGCCACCGAAACAGTCAGATGACGTCGAAATGGCAGAGGTGCTGGAATCAGTCCCACCAGAGGCACAGGAAGAGGCCACGACGAACAAACCTCAGCATGAAACCGATATCGATCATCACGTACCCTCTGAGCCGATCCGGGAACAGCAACCCCCAGCTCTACCAGAGCAGGAACCACAACTAGAGCCGGAGCCAGAGCCAAAGGCCGGGTCGGTGCCAGCACCACAGCCCAACCAGAACACACAAATATCAACCTCCCTCCGCTCTCTCATCGATCAGGTCAAACTCGCCTCCTTAGATCGGAACACCGTCAAAGAGATGGACGATCTCCTTTTCGACCTTCGGGTTGAAATGCACGAGGCCCTAAGGCGCCATAGTGGCACTACTGCCACCCCTTCTACCCAATAA
- the INDA1 gene encoding amino-acid permease inda1 (COG:E;~EggNog:ENOG410QDKU;~InterPro:IPR004840,IPR004841;~PFAM:PF13520,PF00324;~TransMembrane:12 (i79-98o110-133i154-179o185-207i219-238o303-322i329-351o357-377i404-422o428-452i473-496o516-535i);~go_component: GO:0016020 - membrane [Evidence IEA];~go_component: GO:0016021 - integral component of membrane [Evidence IEA];~go_process: GO:0006865 - amino acid transport [Evidence IEA];~go_process: GO:0055085 - transmembrane transport [Evidence IEA]) has protein sequence MAADEPSKTTYDVEATKKEGLDVEASPAAPPAYVDDGQIHRYEEEDFWTRSGLSLKSFQRRPASHVELNRTMKTRHMHMIAIGGSIGAGFFVGSGGALSTGGPASLFLDFLIIGVMIFNVVYALGELAVMYPISGGFYTYSTRFIDPSWGFAMGWNYVFQWAVVVPLELTVAGLTIDYWQVDVSVAVWITVFMVAIIIVNIFGSLGYAEEEFWSSCLKLGAIVVFMVIALILVCGGGPSSGQYSEYWGARTWYNPGAFRNGFKGFCSVFVTAAFSFSGTELVGLAAAESKNPTKSLPGAIKQVFWRITLFYIVGLTFVGLLVRSDDDRLLGSGLIDVQASPFVLIAAYGGLNGYDHFMNVIILISVLSIGVSGVYGGSRTLTALAEQGYAPKIFAYIDRSGRPLVSVSTLILFGVLGYVNVSSSGEEVFAWLQALSGLAALFTWGSICLAHIRFRKAWAYNGRTLDEIPFKAIGGIYGSYLGLFLVFIVLVAQFFVAVAPPGGGPNGTYNDAKGFFKTYLALPVVLFFWACGYLWKREGWLRTHQIDINSGRREVDWEYINAQRAKHAALPLWRRILSIAF, from the exons ATGGCTGCCGACGAGCCATCAAAAACTACGTACGATGTCGAGGCCACCAAGAAGGAGGGTCTCGACGTCGAAGCTTCTCCTGCCGCCCCCCCAGCCTACGTGGACGATGGCCAAATTCACAGgtacgaggaggaggactttTGGACTCGGAGTGGTCTGAGCTTGAAGTCCTTCCAGCGCCGTCCTGCTTCGCATGTCGAGCTTAACCGTACCATGAAAACGCGCCATATGCATATGATTGCCATTGGGGGTTCCATTG GTGCTGGTTTCTTCGTCGGATCTGGTGGTGCGCTCAGCACTGGAGGGCCTGCCTCCTTGTTCCTGGATTTCCTGATCATCGGTGTCATGATCTTCAACGTCG TCTACGCTCTCGGTGAACTCGCTGTCATGTACCCTATCTCTGGTGGTTTTTACACTTACTCGACCCGCTTCATTGACCCCTCCTGGGGCTTCGCCATGGGTTGGAACTACGTTTTTCAATGGGCTGTTGTCGTGCCACTGGAATTGACGGTCGCCGGTCTCACAATTGACTACTGGCAAGTTGATGTCAGTGTCGCCGTGTGGATTACCGTTTTCATGGTTgctatcatcatcgtcaatatCTTTGGTTCTCTCGGCTAtgcggaagaagaattcTGGTCCTCGTGCTTGAAGCTCGGTGCCATTGTCGTCTTCATGGTCATTGCTTTGATCCTCGTCTGCGGCGGTGGTCCGTCGAGCGGTCAGTACAGTGAGTACTGGGGTGCGCGCACTTGGTATAACCCTGGTGCTTTCCGCAATGGCTTCAAGGGCTTTTGCTCCGTGTTCGTCACCGCTGCCTTCTCCTTTAGTGGAACGGAACTTGTTggcctggctgctgctgagtcTAAGAATCCCACCAAGTCTCTTCCCGGGGCCATCAAACAGGTCTTCTGGCGTATCACTCT GTTCTACATTGTCGGACTAACGTTTGTCGGCCTTTTGGTTCGCTCCGACGATGACCGCCTCCTCGGCAGCGGTCTCATTGACGTCCAAGCATCCCCCTTTGTGCTCATTGCCGCATATGGTGGACTCAACGGTTACGACCACTTCATGAACGtgatcatcctcatctctGTCCTGTCTATCGGTGTCTCTGGTGTTTACGGTGGATCGCGGACCCTCACTGCGCTCGCCGAACAGGGTTATGCTCCGAAAATCTTCGCCTACATTGATCGCTCGGGTCGCCCTCTCGTGTCTGTATCGACCCTCATCCTCTTTGGAGTGCTCGGATACGTCAACGTTAGTTCCTCGGGTGAGGAAGTCTTCGCTTGGCTCCAGGCTCTGTCCGGCTTAGCTGCTCTCTTCACCTGGGGCTCCATCTGTTTGGCACACATCCGATTCCGTAAAGCGTGGGCTTACAACGGCCGCACTCTCGACGAGATCCCCTTCAAGGCCATCGGTGGTATCTATGGATCGTATCTCGgtcttttcctcgtcttcattgTTTTGGTTGCTCAG TTCTTTGTCGCGGTTGCACCTCCTGGTGGTGGCCCTAACGGTACTTACAACGATGCCAagggcttcttcaagacATACCTTGCACTTCCTGTtgtcctcttcttctgggccTGTGGTTATCTCTGGAAGCGCGAGGGATGGCTCCGCACCCACCAAATCGATATCAACTCCGGTCGTCGCGAGGTCGACTGGGAGTACATCAACGCCCAGCGTGCCAAACACGCGGCCCTACCCCTCTGGAGGCGTATACTCAGCATCGCCTTCTAG
- a CDS encoding uncharacterized protein (COG:S;~EggNog:ENOG410PNWQ;~TransMembrane:5 (o20-38i78-97o109-129i186-208o220-242i)), which yields MPCHAKGGCVLIQQPSVEDYVMSATFLIYTSLLVLIQVSSRYASNLMDPADYDQVLSDPQEVRNRIIGSKVVIGLEQCMLFSTWGVKTCMLTLFWRLTKNLPLHLYVKIVVWYVAVGFVVIMVTYYAIYCRPFSQYWAMPVENMQCATYQHYSITQAVFNISSDAAMLAIPVPLLIKAQMKKTKKVLLVCIMSLGVFTIVAAILNKAFNFASPLTTTYQIWYIREASTSIYVANLVCLWPLLRKICSFAATQRGSDPNRAQASQSDGITFGSSQSRPSTFRDRAWLIRGFGDRRVIEGLRDSGGSEETNNKTDYSYHTEGADAVQLEFNKGTAPNGDLEAGGSHNRS from the exons ATGCCATGCCATGCCAAGGGCGGTTGTGTGCTAATCCAGCAACCCTCAGTCGAAGACTATGTGATGAGCGCGACATTT CTCATTTATACCAGTCTTCTTGTACTGATCCAGGTCTCATCCCGCTATGCATCAAACCTTATGGACCCGGCAGACTACGATCAAGTCCTGAGCGATCCGCAAGAAGTCCGAAATCGAATAATTGGTAGTAAGGTTGTGATTGGGCTAGAGCAATGCATGCTATTCTCGACATGGGGTGTCAAAACGTGCATGCTGACGCTGTTCTGGAGGTTGACAAAGAACCTCCCATTACACCTATATGTGAAGATTGTGGTGTGGTATGTAGCAGTGGGGTTTGTGGTCATCATGGTGACCTACTATGCAATATACTGCCGGCCATTTTCCCAGTATTGGGCGATGCCTGTGGAGAACATGCAATGTGCGACGTACCAACATTACTCGATCACGCAGGCTGTTTTCAACATCTCATCAGATGCAGCTATGCTCGCCATTCCGGTCCCTCTGTTGATAAAGGCCCAGATGAAGAAAACGAAGAAAGTTTTGCTGGTGTGCATAATGAGCTTGGGTGTCTTCACAATCGTGGCAGCGATACTAAACAAAGCGTTCAACTTTGCTTCGCCGCTGACAACCACGTACCAGATCTGGTATATCCGCGAGGCGAGCACATCGATCTATGTTGCCAATCTTGTGTGCCTGTGGCCACTTCTGCGAAAGATCTGTAGTTTTGCGGCGACGCAGCGCGGAAGCGATCCGAATCGTGCGCAGGCAAGTCAATCAGACGGGATAACTTTCGGTAGCTCGCAATCACGACCATCGACCTTCCGCGACCGGGCATGGCTAATCCGTGGGTTCGGGGATCGGAGAGTAATCGAGGGGCTGCGGGACTCGGGAGGGAGCGAGGAGACGAACAATAAGACCGACTATAGCTATCACACTGAAGGGGCGGATGCAGTGCAGCTTGAATTCAACAAGGGCACTGCCCCCAACGGCGACTTAGAAGCGGGAGGGTCTCATAACAGATCGTAA
- a CDS encoding putative RING finger protein (COG:O;~EggNog:ENOG410PG37;~InterPro:IPR001841,IPR013083;~PFAM:PF17123,PF13923,PF14634,PF00097,PF13445, PF13639;~TransMembrane:1 (o12-32i)), giving the protein MAQDEDKPSGATLGYLAPICVAIFFIMAWLVFGTRQRFRAHNRQIDHESWPLGFPRIILSPADLDARFPIIKYGDWSTAHQEANCKETEVDLNTSQGPASPSADADDKETEQNDKSVENGILSSHGNSHNECAICMEDFDDDDSIRALTCAHVFHATCLDPWFTKRQARCPLCKTSYPPEPSSSAPTRPAAAVIRNHFFPRGL; this is encoded by the exons ATGGCGCAGGACGAGGACAAACCCTCTGGGGCCACCCTGGGTTATCTTGCCCCGATATGCGTAgcaatcttcttcatcatggcCTG GCTTGTTTTCGGCACGCGACAGCGCTTCAGAGCTCACAACCGCCAAATCGATCACGAGTCCTGGCCGCTGGGCTTCCCCCGCATTATCCTGTCTCCCGCCGATCTGGATGCTCGATTCCCCATCATAAAATACGGCGACTGGTCGACGGCCCACCAGGAGGCTAATTGCAAGGAGACCGAGGTCGACCTGAATACGAGCCAAGGTCCAGCATCGCCTTCGGCTGACGCCGATGACAAAGAGACCGAACAAAATGACAAGTCTGTGGAGAATGGCATTCTCTCTAGCCATGGCAACTCCCACAACGAGTGCGCTATCTGCATGGAAGACtttgatgatgacgattcCATCCGCGCGCTAACTTGTGCTCATGTCTTTCATGCTACCTGCCTCGACCCATGGTTCACTAAGCGCCAGGCGAGATGCCCGTTATGCAAGACCTCCTACCCTCCCGAGCCTAGTTCTTCGGCTCCCACACGTCCAGCGGCCGCCGTGATCAGGAACCATTTCTTTCCGCGTGGGCTCTAA